CCCTCTTATTCAGACTCATCCTCTCTTCATCAGTGATGACTAGATGTCTATAGCAGCAATCAATGTGATCATCTGCTCTGTAACTGTACTGTAATTGTATTTGATGACTAAATAAATGCTAAAGGGACAAACACACCCTTATCCATTGTCcatctgtaagtgtgtgtgtgtgagtgtgtgtgtgtgtgtgtgtgtgtgtgtgtgtgtgtgtgtgtgtgtctgctgataTCATGGATatcatgtgatgatgtgcaaaaaaaaacaacccaaaaaacgATATTTACAAATGTTACCTACAGAAACTGAAATACAGGGGTGGAAAGTAATTAAGTACAGTGATACAAGTACtatacttaaaggtccagtgtgtaagattcagggTGCTCTATTTACACGATATTCCAGAATATactgtaatagtaaattcaatcaacCACTAGAGACGCACAAGCTCCCCCCCTTCTTAACAGATACCAGAtcccttttgtctttgtaacttGTGATGCCTAGGCTCAATTTTGCAATTGTAGTAGTAAATTCAATCAACCACTACAGACGCACAACTTCTTTGACCGCTCACGTGTTGaattgaccttttctttgcaaagaaaataaaaaccttgtccctatttcattcttcaccagcaacAGAGAATTTCCACAACAAtacaatgaacatttttattgacaCATAATCCCCAGAAAGTTTGCACATTTCTCAACCACTGTTGTTCTACAAGCAGAGGGTGAGGTGTTGGTTGCAACTACACggttagatgccactaaatcctacacactggtcatTGTCGGAGGGAAATATTGAGCGTTGTACTCCATTTCACATGAATGGCCGGTATGTATGAACATCATTCTTGACTTTGTTTGTTGTACATTAACTTGAAACGTTGCGCGCCTCAAATGTAAATTAATGATCTGTGACATCCTTATGTAAGAGAATTGTTGGTTcaagctaaatgtaaatgtgagtatttttttaaaactgaaacaaatttacaaatcattcaaaatgatgaataatcAGATAACCCTTTAATCTCTCGTGATTATTGGTTTCTGATAAATTTGATGTTATTCTAAAGATTCATGTAATTAATCAGTCTTTAATGATTCAATTAAAAAGTCCCAATAGGCCCTTTTCTTTGTAAATATAGGGAAACAGGCCTTTTTCAAAGCAGGCATTTTCACTATTGTCATGGTAGGAAAAGGTGTTGCTGACAACATTAAGAATGGCTctaagcgctttgagtggtcagaggACTAGAAAgatgctatataagtacagtccatttgcCATTTACTATATTTTGATCCAGGAACTCAAACTAAAACCAAAATCAAATGCCCAAAGATGATGATTATGAAGGTCAAAACAATGATATTAAATCAATCCTGATATAAACTAGAGAAAAGctaaaagcaaaaagcaaaatcCTCAAAACCATCAAGCTGGAAATGGAGAATGTTTGGCATTTACACAAACATTGCTGAAATCACtgtgcattttatttctttgtcagaATCTATTGCACCTACAATGCAGCTTGATTGCTAACAGGTCAGTCTAAGATTCAGATGTTATGCTCGAAGCAGCTAATGAATCTTTAGCTGCTAGTTTCAGGCAGAAAAAGGATGACAGCAGATCTAACCTGAACCACTCACAAATCAGAGAGCAACACCAATACATGTGGAATGCAACCCCACAGTGTTaagtgttaatttcgtcagtGTCAGTTTGGAGTGTGCCTAGAGAGACCTGGGTGTGGCAAAGATTATCATCATGGTCTTCCTGCAGAAGAAAGGGTGgggttttctctgtttctgttgctATAAAAGCCTTCAGTGGAAATCTCGGTTGTGCAGCCTGAGAGAAGCTGGCAACTCACGCAACCTATGCCTATTCTCGTACATATGCTTGGATCACACTCCACAAAGGTAGGAGCACTTAGAATTGACTGTTAAAGACCCTGGACGAGGTTAGTAAAATTATGTTGATTGATGaataattcaaattcagttcattCAACTTAATTGATCATAGTGAAGCAATATACTGTAGTAACTTAATGATGTTTTctataataatcaatatttagTGGCTGTCAGTTGATTTTGAAGTCTTGTCTGTCTCATAtggtttttaatatattttagattttctttcaaattgATTTTTCATGCAAGTTGATAGAATAAGTGCATactaaaatgtgcagtttagCATAATTTAAATTGAAcgattaatattttttaaattgaaaatattgTAAACAAATCTATGAACTTATAAGTAGTGATAATGTTCTGCTGAGTGACGCCTTCTCTCCTTCAGGATATTCAGCAGAATATCAACAGTTCCACTTCTGTTGCACTTACCACCACCTCTCCTGCCACCACCTCTGTTGTAAGTTACACAGTCTAGACGTGCATTATAAGTAAAATGCTGTGTGTCCTCACAATTAAAttctctatttaaaaaaaaaaaaaaacataatggtgGTTGCAGGAGCTCCAGCCCCTCATGGCACAGACTGACCTGCCGTCTGAACATGACAACACCcaggaggacaggaaggaaAAGGAGCCTGTGCAGCCAAGACTGCAGAGGGCCAGAGCCTGTCTCTTGAAGGGAGTCTCCTACTTCTCTGGAGACATGGAGGTgtttggaaaatggatggaaagtAAGCTGACAAAGATTAATTTCACTGAGAAAATTCTATCCTgatccacacatacacatacactttATGACACTCACTGTACCTTGCTTATGTATAATTATAAACCACTGGCCACATGATGTCTTTGTCAGATTATTAGTTGAattatgataaaataacaagaatGTGCTGCATAATTTATATGCACAAATGATTATGCctttttgacagtttttaaataatgtaaagtaGTTTCAGCACAGAgtcaaattgatttttttgctGCAGAGAAGAGTACAACTCACACAATATTCAGTGTAGGAAGGCTGTTAATCAGCACTAGGAAAATTTTAATGCTTTCTgtctgctcactctctccatcccCCAGAGCAGTTTTTCTTGCTGCAGTTGCTCGACTGGGTTTTGCGCGGAGCTGCTCAGGTGATGTTTGTTAACAATCCTCTGAGCGGCCTCATCATTTTCGCTGGCCTCATTCTCCAGAACTACTGGTGGGCTCTCAACGGATTTGTGGGAACGCTCTTTGCCACCATTTCTGCACTGATTCTGCAACAGAACAGGTGTGAATACTACTTTTTCAcaaaaaatactattttaataatacatGAATTTATTCAGAATCAAATGTTACGGTATATATCAAACGTTTGAAACATTATGAGTCCCATACCTTATTGATAATGTGTGTACCAAACTTAATTTGGGACATGCTATAAATAACATTGCTCTGACAGGAAAATGTAAACTGGTAATGTAgaatgtgtttactgtaaaggGTTGTACAACAggaaaattttcattttttattttttattttttcagggGTGCAATAGCAGCAGGCCTGTATGGTTATAATGGCATCCTGGTGGGTCTGCTGATGGCTGTGTTCTCCAAAGCGGGAAACTGGTACTGGTGGCTCCTGCTACCCAACATCTTCATGTCCATGATGTGGTAAGCAACTAGACTGACCAATTGTTAAATGATACGGTAGATTCATATTATGAAATGAGATGTAGATGTAAGAAAGTTGATAAATGAACTAAACCATGACTTAAATGTCAAAACTGATCACAATGTCCAAATAAATGTCATGATTTTAAATGTCTCAGCTCAGGTTTAAAGAAGGTTTAAAGAAGGTTTGTGCTTCTAGATCCAGTAGCTTCAGTCAATCATCGCTTATCCAGTTATCCACAAAGCAAACccatgattaattaattaattatgtcAGTTAACTTGAAAGAACAGACATCACAGTCAAATGTGAGTTAAATGTGATACCTGTGATATTTTATCCTTGTCTTTCAGCCCAGTTGTGTCCAGTGCCCTAGCATCTATTAATAGTCGCTGGGATCTGCCAGTGTTCACGCTGCCCTTCAACATCCTGGTGTGTCTCCACATGGTTGCCACTGGCCACTTCAACCACCACTTCCCCCAAGTCCTCATTCAGCCTCGCTCAGAGCTGCCCAACATTACCTGGTCTGAAATCGATGTGCCCAAGGTAAGTGACAGACCAGGATTTATGTGCGTTACCTCTCTTAACATATCTCTCCGTGGGCTGGCATGGTCCACGGTCCAAGCATTACTAATTTAGACAGGTTCCTCAGCTGTTTCCATGTCAGAAAAGGTCCTCTGTTCTTTGATCTCTGTCCAACAACAGTAAATCATTTCAAGGTACTCACCCGGATGTCACTCTTTGGTTAAGGTTGTTAACTATGCTAGGTATGTGGTGTGTAAATTGTTTTGTACAGGTGCATCATTAGTAATGGGATTGACTGAGATCTAAGTCAACCTATCAATCAATCTTAACCTCTCTGTCTGTACTTTACCAGCTGTTCATGTCAGTGCCTGTGGGAATTGGCCAAGTCTACGGCTGTGACAACCCCTGGACAGGAGGAATCTTCATCATCTcactcttcatctcctcccctATCACCTGCGCTCATGCCGTCCTGGGATCTGCTGTTGGCATGGTTTCTGGTAAGAGGAGCAGACACTTCCTTGTCAGGCAGTCAATATAGGAAGGGttacaataacaaacacaaaagtaaaagtaatccTGCTTACAGAACAAATTTAAGCCATCTTAAGGAGATAAGAtcatctaaatttaaatttgacaCTTTCCTGATGGCTGTAAATGAATATTTTGCAGGCCTGGCTCTGGCAGCTCCTTTTGGAGACATTTACTTTGGCCTCTGGGGATACAACTGTGTGTTAGCCTGCATTGCCATTGGAGGAATGTTTTATGCCCTCACCTGGCAGGTGCACCTGCTTGCCATCACATGTGGTAAGTAGACACCTGTAagataaaagcatgaaaatgaTCTATTCAAGACAGAAAGATTACATTCCATGCAACCACGTGCAACATTGGCATGCACATGAACGCCATGTGACATTATCGCTTCCTTTGCAGCCTTTTTCTGTGCATACCTCAGCTCTGCCATTGCAAATATTATGTCTGCGGTAAGTACACATTTTCTCCCATTTACATGTCTGCTCATGATATAAAAGTGTATATAAAAGTTCAATAAACATACTAACATTACTAACTTCAACGTGATATTTTTCACCTACAGTTTGGTCTTCCAGCCTGCACCTggcctttctgtctctctgcccttACTTTCCTCCTATTGACCACGGGGACCAAAAGGATTTTCAAGTTGCCTCTGGCCAAAGTCACCTACCCCGAGAAAAACCTACGCTTCTTCTGGAAGCTGAAGAAGCAGGAGAAAATGGAGAAGgctgagaaagagaggaaagagagagaggagcagcagaaaGTCACAGAAGAAGAGATAATACTAAACGAGAAAGAGAAACTGAGGATAGAGATTGAAAGAATGGAAAAAGGAGGAGTAGCAAGTGAGGCATCAGAGGGTAAAAATGGTGAGACACATGGCAAAGACCAGGCACCTGGGGTAGAACAACAGAGCACTGAAGAAGAAGTTCTCACTGATTATGTTTAATAGCTACattcctgcagagagagagagatgatacACCAATGGCACTTAACTGTATGAAGTATGAGTCTGTATtaatactttaaaatgaaaaactggCAGTGCTTTCTTCTTTCCGAGTCCAGCTGATGTGTTACTGGATGATTTGTTAAACCTATTATGTCTGTctatataataaatgtaaatattttgtaaatattttctaaaatataaaGCATTTTCTCATCACCAGTTTGCTTCATGGTGTTTTATTCAGTGAAAATacatgaattgaaattgaatACTGAATAATTCCAAATAATttgtgaaaatataataatctatAATCTGCTGCTTTATACTGTATGCCATTAAGTTAAAAGGCAACAAAAGGCAACCTCTAAATCACTTCAAGGGACTTGACCTGCTCACTTACCTAGATGTCACTCTGGCTAATAGCTCTTGGGTTAGGGTTAACTATGCTACATATGTGGTATGTTTTGTTCGGTAACAGGGGATTGACTGAGACAACATCCAACCTACCAATCAGGTTGAGGGGAACATGAGGGGAAAAGGCTGTCGTGGGGGTAGAAATGATGAGACACATGGTGAAGATCAGGCCCCTG
This genomic stretch from Larimichthys crocea isolate SSNF chromosome III, L_crocea_2.0, whole genome shotgun sequence harbors:
- the slc14a2 gene encoding urea transporter 2 isoform X1 — protein: MPILVHMLGSHSTKDIQQNINSSTSVALTTTSPATTSVELQPLMAQTDLPSEHDNTQEDRKEKEPVQPRLQRARACLLKGVSYFSGDMEVFGKWMEKQFFLLQLLDWVLRGAAQVMFVNNPLSGLIIFAGLILQNYWWALNGFVGTLFATISALILQQNRGAIAAGLYGYNGILVGLLMAVFSKAGNWYWWLLLPNIFMSMMCPVVSSALASINSRWDLPVFTLPFNILVCLHMVATGHFNHHFPQVLIQPRSELPNITWSEIDVPKLFMSVPVGIGQVYGCDNPWTGGIFIISLFISSPITCAHAVLGSAVGMVSGLALAAPFGDIYFGLWGYNCVLACIAIGGMFYALTWQVHLLAITCAFFCAYLSSAIANIMSAFGLPACTWPFCLSALTFLLLTTGTKRIFKLPLAKVTYPEKNLRFFWKLKKQEKMEKAEKERKEREEQQKVTEEEIILNEKEKLRIEIERMEKGGVASEASEGKNGETHGKDQAPGVEQQSTEEEVLTDYV
- the slc14a2 gene encoding urea transporter 2 isoform X2; amino-acid sequence: MAQTDLPSEHDNTQEDRKEKEPVQPRLQRARACLLKGVSYFSGDMEVFGKWMEKQFFLLQLLDWVLRGAAQVMFVNNPLSGLIIFAGLILQNYWWALNGFVGTLFATISALILQQNRGAIAAGLYGYNGILVGLLMAVFSKAGNWYWWLLLPNIFMSMMCPVVSSALASINSRWDLPVFTLPFNILVCLHMVATGHFNHHFPQVLIQPRSELPNITWSEIDVPKLFMSVPVGIGQVYGCDNPWTGGIFIISLFISSPITCAHAVLGSAVGMVSGLALAAPFGDIYFGLWGYNCVLACIAIGGMFYALTWQVHLLAITCAFFCAYLSSAIANIMSAFGLPACTWPFCLSALTFLLLTTGTKRIFKLPLAKVTYPEKNLRFFWKLKKQEKMEKAEKERKEREEQQKVTEEEIILNEKEKLRIEIERMEKGGVASEASEGKNGETHGKDQAPGVEQQSTEEEVLTDYV